In the genome of Spea bombifrons isolate aSpeBom1 chromosome 11, aSpeBom1.2.pri, whole genome shotgun sequence, one region contains:
- the TEX36 gene encoding testis-expressed protein 36, whose amino-acid sequence MPKGQLCKPSTEKDGNWFPHIGVDTKLPVSSTQAMLNQTKTGIGNDFKLPQIYKTQRKNGVHSGFPFSLHDNKYSLHSVEYFDAGLGRRKSGKSQHSSQNFNLFCHETLPNAPSTLDGASLYQDTYKGRQDTERPFCRRFPKNHKERSAHMKPVPENRFMWFGDYRSLPI is encoded by the exons ATGCCTAAAGGACAATTGTGTAAGCCTTCTACTGAAAAGGATGGTAATTGG TTCCCACATATCGGCGTGGATACAAAGCTGCCCGTATCAAGCACGCAGGCCATGCTGAACCAAACAAAAACGGGGATCGGGAACGATTTCAAGCTGCCCCAGATCTACAAAACCCAGCGCAAG aATGGTGTACACAGCGGCTTTCCCTTCTCATTACACGACAACAAGTACTCATTGCACAGCGTGGAGTATTTTGATGCT GGACTCGGACGTAGAAAAAGTGGAAAGTCACAACATTCCTCCCAAAACTTCAACCTCTTTTGCCACGAGACATTACCAAATGCCCCAAGCACGCTGGATGGTGCGTCGCTGTATCAGGATACATACAAAGGACGTCAGGACACAGAACGACCTTTCTGCAGGAGATTCCCCAAAAACCATAAAGAGAGGTCTGCTCATATGAAGCCGGTTCCCGAGAACCGCTTCATGTGGTTTGGAGATTATCGCAGTCTACCAATCTAA